TTTGCAAACATGACATGCACAAAACCCTGTTTGAGTGATTGAAATAAGTACCAGCATTCTGTCTCAATATATGGGGAAAGATTTGTCCCAGCAAGTGTACTCAATAACTATAGCTAATGTAAATAAGCATGAAAAAGCTTTAGGTAAGCAGTTTTATTCACCATTGATAGAGACAGGGCAGAGGCTACTGAGAACACTGTTCTCACTTCTCAATAGCTTATCAAACATATTCCATGGACCTCTTCCTATGTGGGGTATTGGTactgtgtacgtgtgtatgtctTCTCTGTAGCGGTATAGGCATTTGTAAAGTGCAGGGCTCCTCTTGAAGGCACAGGCAGGAGGTGACCAGCAGAGAGCCAGCCACCAGGTGTAGAAACCCCGCCGTCCAGCCACAGAACAGGGCATCTCCAAACTCCCAGCGTGGCACGATTGCCGGCACGGCCTCGTCAAAGAACCGCATGACCGTCAGGTGAGCGATGTAAGACACAGGTATGAGACCCAGTATCCCTGCGACCAAGCACAATATCCCCCCCAGCATCTTCATCAATCTCTTCACCCTCAACCCCTCAGGCCCCTGGTTGCAGCTGTTGATCCAGTAGATTCCAGGAATGGCTAGCAGGAGACCCAGGAGGCCCGTGGCCACTGTTACACACATGAGGATCCGAGCTAGTTTGATGTCCGGAGGCAGGCCGAGGAGACTGTCATAGGGTCTGCACTCCAGAATTCCAAGGTCCTGCACCACACACGTCTCCCACAGGCCCAGCTCGTAGCTCTCCGCGGGCAGCAGGTCGGTGGACAGGGTCAGCCAGGTGGACATGATGGTGGTGGCCAGCGAGCAGATCCAGGCACCAATAGAGAAGAGGATCCCGAGGAGTTCCAGAACGCACACCCCCGGATCCATAGTGCTGCCCACTCTGAGAGGCCACTCTCTGGCTCAGCTCAGCTCCCGAGCTGcctgctctccctgtctctctgtgccacaGTCAGCTGCAGCCAGGACTCCCGACTGCTTCTCTCTGCTCCTGTCCTTCTGAACTGCAGCCAGTTGAAGCGAGAGGAAGCCACGGCCAGTAGGTTCCGATCGAGGCTCAATTTGTTCAAAAGACCGTACGCCCAATTAGGGTTTACAACTACCAGCATGGGCTGGGAGGGAGTAACTTCTTCAAACGATCAGTAGCTCACTCAAAACATGCACACATCATCTGCAGTTGAGAGGAGGAAAGTAGCGGCTTGCTGACATGTTGCCCTCCCCTTGGAGGCTCGCTTCCGCCGCTGCTTTCCTCAGTGGTCAGGAGAGAGTGACTGAGTGAGAGTCAGACGCATTGAACAACAGCATCATTCAGATCTATGGTGATGCCCATTtccacacacacagtgaggaggttgTAGCCTAACGCAGGATGCTTTTAAAATGCAGACAGGATGTTATAAAGATGCTGATTTATTtcacaaaacatacacacacacacacaaaggtgtgTTGTGAGGATGGGGGGGGATATGGGGATATGGGGGGGCATAATGTTTCTCCTCTGGAAGAATTTAGCATTTTTCAAACCCCGAAAGAACATTTTCCCCTGCAATCTAGAACCATAATCATAATGCCAACaatattacagagaaacaactaAATATTTCCTTTTGATTTATTCATCAAGAAGGAATCAATAGGCTACATAGCTTGGCCAAATTATatcaaacaaaaatataaacataacatgcaacaatttcatagATTTTAcaaagttacagttcatataagggaatgtgtcaattcaaataaattcattaggccctaatctatggatttcacatgactgggcaggggcgtagCCGTGGATAGGCCTGCTAGGGcataggcccatccactggggagtcAAGCCGaaacaatcagaatgagttttccccccaCAAAGGGGCTTTATTCCAGACAGAAATACTAATCAGTTTCATCAGccgtccgggtggctggtctcgatcccgcaggtgaagaagctggatgtggaggtcctgggttggcgttgttacacgtggtctgtgcttgtgaggccggttggacgtcctGACACATTTTCttaaacgacgttggaggcggttAATGTGCCCTTTATGGGCACGACAccactgaacacacacaaacagggtGAAAATGCTATTTAAGTTTACGGAATTACTTCTTTCTCTCAATTACTAGCTTTGTTTCTAAGGCTGATGGAAATGGGAGAAGACATCAGATTCTTTGGTTGCTATGCCAACTCAAAAGACAAAACAAGCTCTGCTGCTACTTGGGCATTGACATGTCATCTATAGATTTAGGAGAGATTTAGGAGACTCTGAATTGATCAAATACATTAAATAGCCTGTCTATTGAGTGCTATTTAAAGAAATCAAGTGATTGTTTTAGTATACAGAGGTACTCAAAGTGGTGCATTTCTTTTCGATTTGGAACAATATCCTGTGATTACATTCCTTTTTCCTGTATCAGATCTCTGACATACAGAGCTTGTGACTCAAGTAGGAGGCTGAATATGTAGGCCATATCAAGGAGAGAAGAACAAATTTCAACacacaatagtacacaagtaacACTCTTTATAGAGGCAGTTGAGTGGTCTGGTGGTCTCTCTGAGTGAACAGTAGCCTACGCACAGATGAATAAActgataaaaaaatgttttttaacatTTCTTTCAGCCACAAGGCGTCGCCATTTCACTACTCACAATTCCACCTTCATGCGTTGACAGGTTGAGCAAAAGCATTGTGGGAAGCAGAAACCTATGACGTCCTCTTCTCTGTATTTTCTAAACATGTTTGGCTGGTGACGACCTATCACAGCATCAACATGCATTCAGTAGTGGTGATTATATAGCTAAGAGATATAGATGTCTTTATTTTGAGGAGTCGGATCGTGTGAACAATGGACGGAGACGGTAAGCATGAATTTCATTGCATGTCTAATAGTGCCATAATTAATAAAGGGAGAAGCATATCTGGCCAAATCTTAACTAGCATTAACATTATCGGTCTCATTAGATCCATATCTACTTactatagctagctatatctAATAGCTCCATTAAGGCATCTGTCACTGATCAATGATTTGTAATTCAGTATTCATGCATGGCCCGCAAGTAGCTAGTCTACTCTTGTATTCTTGACTGCTCAGTAACGTTACTGTTTTCACTGCCTCTGCATGACGTAGCTACCTTCAGAGGAAATAACATCACAGCATTATAGCGACCATGTATCCAAGTAAGCTGCTtaaactcatccagaacgccgcagcccgtctggtgttcaaccttcccaagttctctcacgtcaccccgctcctccgctctctccactggcttccagttgaagctcgctttcgctacaagaccatggtgcttgcctacggagctgtgaggggaacggcacctcagtacctccaggctctgatcaggccctacacccaaacaagggcactgcgttcatccacctctggcctgctcgcctccctaccactgaggaagtacagttcccgcgcagcccagtcaaaactgttcgctgctctggccccccaatggtggaacaaactccctcacgacgccaggacagcggagtcaatcaccaccttccggagacacctgaaaccccacctctttcaggaatacctaggataggataaagtaatccttctcaccccccccttaaaagatttagatgcactattgtaaagtggctgttccactggatgtcttaaggtgaacgcaccaatttgtaagtcgctctggataagagcgtctgctaaatgacttaaatgtaaatgtaaatgttaatgtaGTTCTGTGCAATAAAATGCTTGTAAGAACATAAAATTAGGGCCCACTGTCTCTGCCCAGGACAATTGTCTGAAATGAAGCTAAAACTTGGACACAGTATCACAAAGGTCTGTCTGGTGATCCGAATACCAATAATTACAATTTCATACATCTCATGGGCATTATTGGGCTTCATACAGTGTTGAGAATCGGAGACCTGACTTGGCTGGGTTCGCGGTCTCTTCAAcctctgtctatgtgtgtctttTAGAGGGGTTGGGATAAAGAAGAAGCTTATCGCCGTTGAACATGTGTGAAGACCATCATTAGACAATAAAACAAAATCGTATTTTGTCTCTGTCCAGGGGCCAGCAGTACTGGGGCCACTCCCTCAGAGGAGATGAATGGTCCTGGGAACCTGATGGACTTCCTGGACGAGCCCTTCCCAGATGTAGGCACCTACGAAGACTTCCACACCATTGACTGGCTCCGGGAGAAGTCGCGCGACACAGACCGCCATAGGAAGGTGaggggagcacacacacacacacacacagacacacacacacacacacacacagctctacacTCTAAGCATTTTCTTCTTCATCCCCAGAGGATATAATTTGTCTTCttcatcctcttcttcttcttcataaTCACCATAGAAAAACTCGTGATGTCCACCTGATTA
This genomic window from Oncorhynchus nerka isolate Pitt River linkage group LG2, Oner_Uvic_2.0, whole genome shotgun sequence contains:
- the LOC115133604 gene encoding putative claudin-24 → MDPGVCVLELLGILFSIGAWICSLATTIMSTWLTLSTDLLPAESYELGLWETCVVQDLGILECRPYDSLLGLPPDIKLARILMCVTVATGLLGLLLAIPGIYWINSCNQGPEGLRVKRLMKMLGGILCLVAGILGLIPVSYIAHLTVMRFFDEAVPAIVPRWEFGDALFCGWTAGFLHLVAGSLLVTSCLCLQEEPCTLQMPIPLQRRHTHVHSTNTPHRKRSMEYV